The genome window TGATGAATGTCCAGGACCATAGGGATGCCAAGCCTCTCGCACAGCTCTAATGCTTCCACCATCGTGAAGGAAGTGTCATCATTCTCGACGACCAATCGTTTCTTTACGGAATCAGGGAGCAGCTCGAAATGGGCAGCGAACCTGTCGAGAGCAGCGGCTTTATCCTCGACTCCTCCTCCGACATGAGTCACCAGGACCGAATTGTCATCCAGACCGAGTAAATCAAATACTCGGGCATGATAGCTGAAATCCGTAATCGCTGTCTGCACGACGGAGGGCTTGTCGCTGTTCAAGATACTGAAATGTCCGGGGTGGGCGGTCATCCGGATGCCATGGCTACGTATGAATTCACCTGCTTTTTGAAAATCCCAGGCGAATTCTTTTGCCCAGTCCCAGTTTTCTGCAACAGGGTGAGTGGCAAGCGGTACAAATTCTGAGGGCAGGCGGTATACAAAGATGTGATTCTCGACGTTGTAGGCAAGCAGGTCCATCAAATTGAAAAAGTTTGTCTGCAAAATCTGCCTCAGTTTCTTCAAGCGTGCCTGCGGCTCTAATTTATTCAGCTGCGCGACTGTCGTTTTCTTGTTTGGGTTGTTTTTGGTATTCACGCTAATACAGGCATATCCCAAACGGAACAAGGCGCTCACTCCCTTTACGGCGTCGTCGTCGATTTAGTATCCCCGTCTTGCACATGTTTTTCGTGATCGAAAAGTTGGCAGAACGAAAGCGATGCACGGCTGCGCGCTTCTTGTCAGTTGAAAATAAAAGGGATAAGATAGGGGGATATTGCCATGTCCCAATGAATGAGACTCCGGTTAAAGGGGAATGAAATGAATACGCTCAGCCAAACCTATAATCTTGCACTCGTTTCCTTTTCTTATTTACTTGCGGTTTTAGCTTCATATACAGCTTTGAACGTGAGCGCGCGTATTCACCGATCTCCAAGCAAGGGACGTTTGATCTGGTTATGTACAGGTGCAGTCTCAATGGGGCTGGGAATTTGGGCGATGCATTTTGTCGCGATGCTGGCTCTGCACTTGCCAATAGACGTTCATTACGATGCTGCGATTGTCCTATTATCGATCCTGTGTGCCATCATCGCATCTGGCATTGCCCTTTGGGTAATCAATACCGAAACCCTGACGGGCAAAAGACTGATAACAGGTTCCCTGTTTATGGGAATCGGGATCGCTTCCATGCATTACACCGGAATGGCAGCCATGCAGATGAAGGCGGTCATCCGATACGATTGGTTTTGGTTTGCCATATCCATTCTCGTCGCGATCATCGTGTCTGTCGTGGCTCTGCTTCTGACATACCGATTTCGAAATGAAGACAGCGTCAAGGGAGTGGGATGGAAATTGCTGGCGGGCATGCTGATGGGGGCTGCCGTTGCCGGGATGCATTATACAGGCATGTACGCAACAAGCTTCATTGGCGGCCATCATTCAACCGTCCAGCAATCGTATATGGCAGCTGATACGAGGATGATGGCCTATGCCGTGGGGATCGTCACGACTTTCATTCTCGGTGCGACGCTTGCATCCATTTACATGGACAAGCTGTTTGCAGGGAAAACCTTTCGGATCATGGAGAGTGACCAGCGATATAAATCCTTGTTTGAGCATAATTACGACGCTGTCATGTTTTACTCGATCAATGGCGAGGAAAGTGTATTAAATCCTGCTGCAGTGCGATTGACGGGAGAAAAAAGCCTGCCCCTGCGTACGTTCATTCGGATGTGCAGCGCCGAGGATGGGGAGCGAGTGGCAGCTAATTTTGAAGAAGCCGCTCGTGGAGAAGCGAGAAATTATGAGATTGTCATCGCGACACAAAAACGCCAGATTCATCTGAACTTGACCAATGTTCCCGTATTTGTGGACCAGAATGTGGCAGGCGTCTTTATCATTGCGCGTGACGTCACGATACAAAAGCAAGACGAAGCCAAGATCAATTACCTCGCCTTTCATGATGCGCTGACAGGGCTTCCCAACCGCAGATTCGTTGAAGAAAAGCTGGATTTGCTGATCGAAGAAGCCAGGCGGGCGAGCTTTATGGTGTACGTCATGTTCTTGGACCTCGATCGTTTCAAGCTCGTAAATGATTCGCTCGGCCATGATTACGGTGATTTGCTGTTGAAGGAAGCGGCGATTCGTCTATCCAATTGCATAGGAGATAGGGGCACTGTCAGCAGATTGGGCGGTGACGAGTTTATGGTCATTATGGCAGACGTAACACAGGAATGGGTCGTGAAAGTCGCCGACTCCCTGAACCGTACGATCGAGCAGCCATTTCTCATCAATGGCCACGAGCTCTACATCACCACGAGCATCGGCATCTCCCGGTATCCCATGGACGGGGAAGACAGGCATGATTTGATGAAAACAGCCGATACCGCGATGTACTCTGCGAAAGAGCGGGGTAAAAACAGCTATCATATGTTCGCTCCTGATCTCCAGAAAATAACCAGCGATAAAATGTTCATCCAAAACGAGCTCAACCGGGCGCTTGCACTAGGGGAGCTGACCTTGTATTACCAGCCCCAGGTGAATGCGAAGGACGGAGCTATCGTAGGGATGGAAGCGCTGATTCGGTGGAATCATCCTGAGCGTGGTCTCGTCTCCCCCGATCAATTTATTGCCGTCGCAGAAGAAACCGGCCTGATTGTGCCCATCGGTGAGTGGGTCTTGCGGACTGCGTGTCAGCAGAACAAAGAATGGCAAAACCAAGGCCTGCCGCCCATTCGCGTAGCGGTGAATCTATCCGCCCGCCAGTTTTTGAAAAAGGACTTTACCCAGATGGTCGCTTCCACGCTCGAAGCTACGGGCCTCTCGCCACAATATCTGGA of Brevibacillus choshinensis contains these proteins:
- the uvsE gene encoding UV DNA damage repair endonuclease UvsE, translating into MFRLGYACISVNTKNNPNKKTTVAQLNKLEPQARLKKLRQILQTNFFNLMDLLAYNVENHIFVYRLPSEFVPLATHPVAENWDWAKEFAWDFQKAGEFIRSHGIRMTAHPGHFSILNSDKPSVVQTAITDFSYHARVFDLLGLDDNSVLVTHVGGGVEDKAAALDRFAAHFELLPDSVKKRLVVENDDTSFTMVEALELCERLGIPMVLDIHHHHCLNHGENWVDYLPRIIQTWGERTPKMHMSSPKSEKDFRAHADNIHPEEFVKFISSLAPYNVDIILECKNKDDALLTLRRELKKRGIDSEAFASQA
- a CDS encoding bifunctional diguanylate cyclase/phosphodiesterase, with amino-acid sequence MGLGIWAMHFVAMLALHLPIDVHYDAAIVLLSILCAIIASGIALWVINTETLTGKRLITGSLFMGIGIASMHYTGMAAMQMKAVIRYDWFWFAISILVAIIVSVVALLLTYRFRNEDSVKGVGWKLLAGMLMGAAVAGMHYTGMYATSFIGGHHSTVQQSYMAADTRMMAYAVGIVTTFILGATLASIYMDKLFAGKTFRIMESDQRYKSLFEHNYDAVMFYSINGEESVLNPAAVRLTGEKSLPLRTFIRMCSAEDGERVAANFEEAARGEARNYEIVIATQKRQIHLNLTNVPVFVDQNVAGVFIIARDVTIQKQDEAKINYLAFHDALTGLPNRRFVEEKLDLLIEEARRASFMVYVMFLDLDRFKLVNDSLGHDYGDLLLKEAAIRLSNCIGDRGTVSRLGGDEFMVIMADVTQEWVVKVADSLNRTIEQPFLINGHELYITTSIGISRYPMDGEDRHDLMKTADTAMYSAKERGKNSYHMFAPDLQKITSDKMFIQNELNRALALGELTLYYQPQVNAKDGAIVGMEALIRWNHPERGLVSPDQFIAVAEETGLIVPIGEWVLRTACQQNKEWQNQGLPPIRVAVNLSARQFLKKDFTQMVASTLEATGLSPQYLELEITESTMIDVHRASNTLAELKQLGVHIAIDDFGTGYSSLSYLKEFPLNRLKIDRSFVRDMKKSPGNRAIVSTIISMAHNLELNVIAEGVETDDELAFLQENLCEEVQGYLFSRPLPRDEVTTFMEEQKRRIS